From Campylobacter pinnipediorum subsp. caledonicus:
GCTTACGGCGCTCTTTTAAGAACAGAAAGTCGTGGAGCACACTATAGAGAAGACTACACAAAAAGAGATGATTTAAATTGGTTAAGTAGAACTCTTACAAGCTGGAAAGAAGGCGATACAATGCCTACGGTAGAATATGAAAAACTTGATATTATGAAAATGGAAATGCCTCCAGCATTTAGAGGATATGGTGCAAAAGGAAACATAATAGAACACCCTGATAGTGCCATAAGACAAGCTCAAGTTGATGAAATTCGTTCAAAAATGCAAGCTGAAGGCAAAAGCAGACAAGAGATACAAGAAGCACTTATGCATTATGAATTACAACCAAAATATAAAGCACCAAATGAAAGAGCAGGTATAGGATATGAGTAGAAAAATAACAATTAAAGCATTTAAATATAACCCATTAAGCAAAATTTCAAAACCATATTTTGCAACCTATGAGCTAGAAGAAACGCCTGGAATGACTATTTTTATAGCATTAAACTATATAAGAGAAAGACACGACCCGGATCTAAGCTTTGATTTTGTGTGTCGTGCGGGAATTTGTGGTAGCTGTGGAATGCTAATAAACGGAAAGCCTAGTTTAGCATGTAGAACACTTACAAAAGATTTTGAAAGTGGTGTTATAGAGCTTATGCCACTTCCTGTATTTAGACTCATTAAAGATTTAAGCGTTGATACTGGAAATTGGATGAATGCTATGAGTAAAAGGGTTGAGAGTTGGATACACACAGATCACAAAACAGATATATCAAAACTTGAAGAAAAGGTTGAGCCAGAAGTAGCACAAGAAGTATTTGAGCTTGATAGATGTATAGAATGCGGTATTTGCGTTGCTGCTTGTGGAACCGCTATTATGAGAAAAGATTTTATAGGTGCTGTTGGATTAAATAGAGTAGCTAGATTTAAAATTGATGCGCTTGACAAAAGAACAGATGAAGACTTTTATGAGCTTATAGGCGACGATGATGGAGTCTTTGGTTGTATGAGCTTGCTTGCTTGTGAAGATAACTGTCCAAAACACTTACCTTTACAAAGCAAAATAGCTTATATGAGAAGAAAACTAGCAAGTGTAAAATAAATACCAGATAATCTAAAATGAGGTAAAAAATAAATTTTAAGCATTGAAAAATGCTTAAAATTTATTCAAACAATACCAACAAACCACTTTCAAAATTTAAAACAATAAAAATAAAAAAGAGCAATATAAAATTGCTTTTAATAATATCTCTTAGTCTTTTCTAAGAGCGTATTTACCGCTTCCGGCAAATATTATTGCAAGTGAAGTAATTAAATAAAAATATGCTTCTGCATAAACTAAACCACCAGTATGCGCATCAAGTCCAAGTATAGCGACACCTTTTACAAGGAATATAAATAAAGAAGTTCCTAATATAAAAACACCTGCTAATCTACTAAATATACCTAATATAAGCATGATTGGAGCTAGAATTTCACCAACATAAACAAAATAAGCAAAACCATTTGCTATAAATTCAGGAAAACCAAGACCAACTAACGAACCTTGTATTTTACTAATGCCATGAATGATTTTTGCAATACCATGTAAAATAATAGTGCCAGCAAGACCAAGTCTTATAAAAAGCATAGCAAGGTCAACATTGTGTAATTTTTTTGCACATGAATAATAAAATTTCATAATATCTCCTTTACTTAAAGTGGTTTGGGTGCTGGATTATATCATTTTTGTTTAAATCATCAAGACTTATTTGTCATCTTATACAAAAAGCTAAATATCTCAGCAACAGCCTTATATAAGTTTGATGGTATCTCTTGATTTACTTCAACCTTGCTTAAAATTTCTATAAGATCAGGGTCTTCTTTTATTGGAATTTTATGCTCTTTTGCTAAATTTATAATATTGTTTGCCACCTCGCCACTACCGCTAGCCATAACCTTTGGGGCATTATCTTTTTTCTTATTGTAACCTAGGGCAACAGCTTTTTTCTTAATAATATTTGCCATCAAGCCTTCTTATCAAAACCAAATTCAAGACCTGAAAAATCTTTAAATTTTGCAGCAATTTCATTTTTAGATAGTACCTTTAAATTAAAATTAGAAACAATTAAACCAAGTTTTGAGATAGAGCTTTTAAGCTCCTTTGCTTCATTAAATATTATATCTTTAAGTGATTTTTGAGCAGTGGCGATAGATATATCTATATATTTCTTATCTATAAGTCCAACCATTATATTAACTTTGCCATATTGCTTAAAATTTAAATCTATTTGAGCATAATATCTATCTCTTTTGCCTTGCTTAAAAGCTATACTTCCACCATCAACCCCATCCCAAATATATGGCAAATATGTCTGAATTCCACCACCTATACTAGAAACCATTTGATGTATCTCTATCTGAGATAACATCTTTTCACTTATTTGATTTATCTGAGATGAGTTATTTAATCCTGCCGATTTTTCTTGTATAGAGAGCAAGGTGCTTTTTATATCACTACTAATTATTTTTGCGACATCTATGTTATTTTTTTCAATATTAATTATATCATTTGATGCTATCTTTAGCTGATTTGAGATATGTTTTATCTCTTTTAGTTTATTACTCGCATCACTTGCATTATTATCTATAAAAGTTAAACTAGCACTAAGCCTTCTTGCTGCACTTTGTAACTTAAACTGCAAATTTGAATTACTACCATCAAGTAAATCATCAAAAGATTTTACAAGATTGATCTCATCTCCAATATTGTTTAATGATTTTAATGTATTTTGTATATCTTTTAAAGCTATTTTTAAATCTTTAAAATTTGAAGAAAAACCAGAAATTTGATTTAATTTTTCATTTGTATTTAAAGAGTTTATTTTATTATCAAGTTTTGATACAAAATCTTGCAATTTATCAACATAAAGTTTAACCTTATCTCCACTGTTTTCAATATTTATCTGAAATTTACTAAGGAATTTAGATATATTATCAAGCTTATTTACATCTGTCAATAAGCCTTTTATATTTGAATTGTTTAATGTTTTTAAAAGCACCGTTTCTTCATTTTTTAAAATTTCTTTTAATTTTAAAAACGAATCATTATCGTTTAAATTTTCATTTTTTGATAAAGTTAAAATTTTATCAAGCAAATCATTATTTGAAAGATTTTTTATATCAAATAAAAGTTTATTTATAGAGCTTGGAAGCTTTTGTGGATTTAATGCTTCTTTTAAATTACCCTCAAGCATAACACCTGAATTTTTTATCTGTTCGTTTAAAGTGGCGGTTTTTATATCAGCTATTGGTTTTAAAAATTCTTTTAATTTTAAAGCTAAATCTTTTAAAGCTGGATTGTTTTGTATGCTTTCATCATTTTCAATAAGCTTGGCGACATTTTGTATATCGTTTGCTAAATTTGGTGCTATTTTTGTATCTTTTACCATTTGCAAAATTTTGTTTGTCTGATTTTTGGTTTTTGCACCAGAAAGCTCATTCATAACTTTATTTATAAACTTATCTACATTTTCAAGATCTAATTTATCTCTAGAAATAGTATCTTTTGTATTAGGCTGTGGTTGTTTTTTAAAAATTTGACCAGTCTGTTTTACATTTGTATTAAGACCGGTCTGATTGATACTATTTTGTATATTTGTTGTTATATCTGCCATTAATTAAATTTGCTTTGATTCTTGATTTTCATACTCTATATTTAACTCATCTATCACAGTTGTTTTAATAGTATGAGGGTTATAGCTTATTCTATCTTCTTTTGGTATACTCTCTTTTGTTAACGCAAATACTATAAGCACAAAAAGCAAAACAATATAAACATATATAAAACCAAAATTTCCAAAAAAATTCATAGCAAAACCAATAACAATAGATGAAACCAAAGAACCAAAAGAGTAGCTAAACAAAAGCGTTCTTCCGATCTCCATGCTTTTTGATTTATGCTCTAGCATATCATTTGCCCTAGCCAAGGACAAAACATAAAGACAAAAAATACCACCACCAAGAAAAAATGATAAAACATACTGCAAAATAATATTATTGCCGACAAATAAAAAACCAATTGATGCAAAAAAACCAACCAAAGAAGATGATATAATAGCAAACTTTCTACCAAGTGTATCTGATAAATAACCCATAATAAACTGAGAAACAAATCCACCAAGCATTGCTATGGTCATAAAAAATGATACATTAGTTAAAGAAAACCCTTGTGATAATATAAATAAACTTGCCATAGAGAAAAATCCATTTATTAAAACACCAGCAACAACACTTCCAACAAGTGCAAGAGGTGCTACTGAAAAAATTTTAGGAAAACTTGCATTTTGTCTTTGAGGAATAGCTGGTTGTCTTATCTTTGTTAAATTCAAAGGTATACTTGAAAGCATAATAAAAGCAGCCGATATTATAAAAATCTGAGTAGGTTTTAAGTTTAAAGCTAAAATCAAAATACCCACACCAAAAGATACATAAAAAACTCCCTCATAAAAGGCTAGTATTCTTGAGCGATTTTTATTTCTTGCTTTTTCATTTAACCAACTTTCTATAACAACTAAAAGGGCATAGTAACAATAACCTAAACACCCTCTTAAAAATGCCCAAAAATACAAATTTGCGCCAAGCTCATACACCATAGAACAAACACCAAAAAACGCGCTAAAAATAGCAAATGAACGAATATGCCCTACTTTTGAAATTATAATGTGAGATGTTAAAGTACTAAGTATAGCTCCAACAAAAAAGCATGCATTTATAAGACCTATAGTCACATTATCAATATTCATTTGCTTAAGCAATGTAGAAAGAGAACTAACAACTAGTCCATTTCCGACAAATAAAAGACTCATACCCAAAAACAGAGGCATCATAGTCTTTATAATGCGTTTGCTATTTGACATTTCTATCCTTAAAATTTATTAATTATTTTGTTTCGTTTCTTTGTAAAAAACCAAGCACCAAAGCACCAATAGGCATCATACTTAAGCCAACAAGTAATCCAAAAACATTTAAAACATCATGTCGTTTTAGTAAAAAAAATCCGATAACAAAAAAAGCATAGGCAAACAAACGATAAGGAACAAACGCCATATCTAAATTCATATCTTTTAGTCTTATTTTTTTTGTTTTTAACCTTCGCTTTTCATCTTCTAAACTTACATCATCATTGAGTTGCTCTTCTTCATATTCTTCTTCAAATTCATCTAACTCATTTTTGTCTTTTAATTTTTTTAGAACACGCCTTTTATAACTTTTATAACTAACAAAAGCTATAAAAATGGAACAAAAATATCCAATCTGAGAGCTATAAAAGAAATCATCAGCAAAAGCTAGTCCAAAACCACTAAGACACAACCAAAAAATCAAATAAACAATAAAAAGTTTTTTAAATTTCATTGTTGTCTTTTGAAAATTTATATCTATTTTCATCTTTTAATTCATCCAAACTTTTTATCTGCTGTTCATATGCCTTTTTGATATTTAAAACAGCTGCTGCGATACCAAATCCAACTCCAACCCAAAGCATAAATCCAAGTCCGGTAATATTTTTTAGCCACATACCAAGCCCGACTCCAATCAAAACAGCAACAACTATAGATATACCTAAGCTAAGATGCTGAGCAGCACCAACGACATCTTTTATTTTTGCCATTATTTTGTTATCTCCTTAAATGCCTCATTTGCAGCATTTACAGCAAACTCTATATCTTCATCTGTCATGGTTGTGCAAATAAATCCTGTTTCAAACTGACTAGGGGCTAGATACACACCCTTGTTGAGCATTGCTTGATGAAACAAAGCATACATTTTTGTATCACTTTTTAAAGCATCATCGTAATTTAAAACTTCATTTTTATTAAAGAAAAATCCAAACATCGAACCACGGACATTTATCTGAATATCAACACCATATTTAGCTCCAGCTTGTTTAAAACCATTTACCAAGTTATTTGCCATAGTTTCTAATCTTTTATAAATTTCTGGATTTTCATTTATCTTTTTGATAGAAGCTATACCAGCGGCCATAGCCAGAGGATTTCCGCTTAATGTTCCAGCTTGATACACCGCTCCATTTGGACTAAGACAATCCATTATCTCATTCTTACCACCAAAAGCAGCAACATTCATACCACCGCCTATTACTTTTCCAAATGTAATCATATCAGCAAGAACACCGTGATAAGGCAAAGAACCAAACTCTGAAGCCCTAAAACCACTCATAACCTCATCAAATATTAACACCGCTTTATATTCATCACAAAGTTTTCTTAGGCCTTGTAAGAATTCTTTTTTGGCAGGAACTAAGCCCATGTTCCCAGCTATTGGTTCTATTATAACAGCGCCAATACTTTGAGTTTTAAAAATATTTTCAACACTTTGCAAGTCATTATAGATAGCCAAATGTGTATCTTTTACTGTATTTTCAGGAACTCCCGCACTTGATGCATGAAGATAAGTAGTAGCACCACTACCAGCTTTTACCAAAAGTGCATCTGAGTGTCCGTGATAGCAACCTTCAAATTTTATAAGTCCATCTTTTTTCGCATAACCCCTAGCCACTCTTATAGCGCTCATTGTAGCCTCTGTGCCTGAACTAACGAAACGAATTTTATCTATGTTTTTAAATTTATCACATACTATTTTAGCAAGTGTAGTCTCATTTAGACTAGGAGCGCCGTAGCTGATACCATAGCTTAAAGCCGAACTTATAGCATTTTGTATATCTTTATCACAATGTCCAAATATAAGCGGCCCCCAGCTTTGTATAAAATCAATATATTTTTTACCCTCCACATCATACAAATAAGATCCATCTCCTTTTTGTATCACGATAGGAACCGCATTAACACTTTTAAAAGCTCTAACTGGAGAGTTTACACCACCTGGTATAAATTTTTTAGCTTCGTTAAACGCATCTTTATTTGTCATTTTTTATCCTTTAAATTTACTACATATTCATATAATATCTTAATCTCATCATCTGTTAAAAAATAGCTAGGCATTATACTATCTGATCTTGTTTTTTTTACAACACCCTTACAAATAAAATTCAAACTTGTCTTTTTTAGGGTATTTTTAAAACAATCAAATTCAACATCATTTATACTAGGCGATGTAAGTTCTTTTGGTATAAGTTGTTTTGTTTTTTTGTCTTGTGTTTTGTATTTTGCAATAACCATACCTTCACCATTTTGTCCGTGACAAAGATTGCAACCTATACCCCTTGGATTTGAATAGAGCATCTTAGCATACTCTTTTTTTGTGATAAAATCTGTCCCGAAACAAAAATGCAAAAATGCAAAAAAAACAAAAACTATTTTCATTAACTTCCAAATTTCTAAATTTTTAAATAAATTTTAGGTATGATACAACTTTTGTGATTAAAAACGCTTTTAATTTAAGGAATTTATATGAAAATTTTAGATGGCAAAATAAGTAGTGCAAATGCAAAAGAGCAGATAAAGCACGATACAGAAGTCTTAAAAAATATAGGAGTGGAGCCTGCACTTGCTGTTATCTTGGTTGGTGAAAACAAGGCTAGTCAAACCTATGTTGCCTCAAAAGAAAAAGCTTGCATACAAACAGGAATAAAATCCATAATGCACCGTTTGCCAGAAAGCACAACCCAAAGTGAACTTTTAGCACTTATTAATGTATTAAATTTAGATGATGGAGTGGATGGAATTTTAGTTCAACTTCCTTTACCAAAACACATAGACACAAATACTGTTTTAGAAAATATCAGATGCGATAAGGATGTTGATGGTTTTCACGCTATAAATGTCGGAAAACTAGCAAGTGGTTTTAAAGATGGATTTGTACCCTGTACCCCTTTGGGAATAATGAATATGTTAAATGAGTATAACATTGATCCAGCTGGAAAAAATGCTGTAATAATCGGAAGAAGCAATATCGTAGGAAAACCTATGGCGAGCTTACTTTTAAACGCAAACGCAACAATAACAATAACACACTCTAAAACTAAAAATTTAAAAGAAATTTGTAAAAATGCGGATATAATAGTAGCTGCAATAGGAAAGCCTAATTTTGTAACTAAAGATATGGTTAAAGATGGTGCTATTGTTATTGATGTCGGTATAAACAGACTTGATGATGGCTCTCTTTGTGGAGATGTTGATTTTAAAAATGTAGCTGAAAAAACTAGCTATATAACTCCAGTTCCAGGCGGAGTTGGACCTATGACTATAGCAATGCTTTTAAAAAACACAATAAAATCAACACAAAATAGAGCCAAAAAACTTGGCTTAGTTTAATTTATAATTTGAAAGAAGTATATGAAAAAATTTTTAAGTAAGTTATATGATTTTTCTAGCTCTTGGACTGGAACTATAATAATTGTATTGTTTGTTATTTTCTTTATAGCACAAGCATTTGTAATACCTAGCGGTTCTATGAAAAACACTCTTCTTGTAGGTGATTTTTTATTTGCAAAAAAGTTTAGTTATGGGATTCCAATACCTAGAATACCTTGGCTTGAGATGAGAGTTTTACCTGATTTTAATGAAAACGACCACCTCATAACCGATGAAGGCCCAAAAAGAGGAGATATAGTAATTTTTAGATATCCACACAATGAAAAAATACATTATGTAAAAAGATGTTTTGGTATCGGTGGAGATGAGATAATTTTTACAGAAAAACAAACTTTTTTAAGACCAAAAGAGGGTGATGATTTTATAAAAGCAACCTACGACAAAGATGACATAACAACACTAAACGGAAAGTTATTTGTAAAAGAGCCGTATAAATTCCATGGGATACATTATGACAAAAATGCAAATATGTTTGAACAAATGATTTATTATTATAACTCAAAAAAACTTGCAATGACTCCAGTTGATGTAAAAGAACTAGATAGTGTTATAAATGGACTTCCATTTAATGCATTTTATGTAAAAGTGCCTGAAAATGAGTATTTTATGATGGGCGACAATAGAGATCATTCAAATGAC
This genomic window contains:
- a CDS encoding DoxX family protein produces the protein MKFYYSCAKKLHNVDLAMLFIRLGLAGTIILHGIAKIIHGISKIQGSLVGLGFPEFIANGFAYFVYVGEILAPIMLILGIFSRLAGVFILGTSLFIFLVKGVAILGLDAHTGGLVYAEAYFYLITSLAIIFAGSGKYALRKD
- a CDS encoding fumarate reductase iron-sulfur subunit, whose protein sequence is MSRKITIKAFKYNPLSKISKPYFATYELEETPGMTIFIALNYIRERHDPDLSFDFVCRAGICGSCGMLINGKPSLACRTLTKDFESGVIELMPLPVFRLIKDLSVDTGNWMNAMSKRVESWIHTDHKTDISKLEEKVEPEVAQEVFELDRCIECGICVAACGTAIMRKDFIGAVGLNRVARFKIDALDKRTDEDFYELIGDDDGVFGCMSLLACEDNCPKHLPLQSKIAYMRRKLASVK
- a CDS encoding FlhB-like flagellar biosynthesis protein, with translation MANIIKKKAVALGYNKKKDNAPKVMASGSGEVANNIINLAKEHKIPIKEDPDLIEILSKVEVNQEIPSNLYKAVAEIFSFLYKMTNKS
- a CDS encoding flagellar hook-length control protein FliK, with translation MADITTNIQNSINQTGLNTNVKQTGQIFKKQPQPNTKDTISRDKLDLENVDKFINKVMNELSGAKTKNQTNKILQMVKDTKIAPNLANDIQNVAKLIENDESIQNNPALKDLALKLKEFLKPIADIKTATLNEQIKNSGVMLEGNLKEALNPQKLPSSINKLLFDIKNLSNNDLLDKILTLSKNENLNDNDSFLKLKEILKNEETVLLKTLNNSNIKGLLTDVNKLDNISKFLSKFQINIENSGDKVKLYVDKLQDFVSKLDNKINSLNTNEKLNQISGFSSNFKDLKIALKDIQNTLKSLNNIGDEINLVKSFDDLLDGSNSNLQFKLQSAARRLSASLTFIDNNASDASNKLKEIKHISNQLKIASNDIINIEKNNIDVAKIISSDIKSTLLSIQEKSAGLNNSSQINQISEKMLSQIEIHQMVSSIGGGIQTYLPYIWDGVDGGSIAFKQGKRDRYYAQIDLNFKQYGKVNIMVGLIDKKYIDISIATAQKSLKDIIFNEAKELKSSISKLGLIVSNFNLKVLSKNEIAAKFKDFSGLEFGFDKKA
- a CDS encoding AtpZ/AtpI family protein; its protein translation is MAKIKDVVGAAQHLSLGISIVVAVLIGVGLGMWLKNITGLGFMLWVGVGFGIAAAVLNIKKAYEQQIKSLDELKDENRYKFSKDNNEI
- a CDS encoding MFS transporter, which produces MSNSKRIIKTMMPLFLGMSLLFVGNGLVVSSLSTLLKQMNIDNVTIGLINACFFVGAILSTLTSHIIISKVGHIRSFAIFSAFFGVCSMVYELGANLYFWAFLRGCLGYCYYALLVVIESWLNEKARNKNRSRILAFYEGVFYVSFGVGILILALNLKPTQIFIISAAFIMLSSIPLNLTKIRQPAIPQRQNASFPKIFSVAPLALVGSVVAGVLINGFFSMASLFILSQGFSLTNVSFFMTIAMLGGFVSQFIMGYLSDTLGRKFAIISSSLVGFFASIGFLFVGNNIILQYVLSFFLGGGIFCLYVLSLARANDMLEHKSKSMEIGRTLLFSYSFGSLVSSIVIGFAMNFFGNFGFIYVYIVLLFVLIVFALTKESIPKEDRISYNPHTIKTTVIDELNIEYENQESKQI
- the folD gene encoding bifunctional methylenetetrahydrofolate dehydrogenase/methenyltetrahydrofolate cyclohydrolase FolD, with the protein product MKILDGKISSANAKEQIKHDTEVLKNIGVEPALAVILVGENKASQTYVASKEKACIQTGIKSIMHRLPESTTQSELLALINVLNLDDGVDGILVQLPLPKHIDTNTVLENIRCDKDVDGFHAINVGKLASGFKDGFVPCTPLGIMNMLNEYNIDPAGKNAVIIGRSNIVGKPMASLLLNANATITITHSKTKNLKEICKNADIIVAAIGKPNFVTKDMVKDGAIVIDVGINRLDDGSLCGDVDFKNVAEKTSYITPVPGGVGPMTIAMLLKNTIKSTQNRAKKLGLV
- the hemL gene encoding glutamate-1-semialdehyde 2,1-aminomutase translates to MTNKDAFNEAKKFIPGGVNSPVRAFKSVNAVPIVIQKGDGSYLYDVEGKKYIDFIQSWGPLIFGHCDKDIQNAISSALSYGISYGAPSLNETTLAKIVCDKFKNIDKIRFVSSGTEATMSAIRVARGYAKKDGLIKFEGCYHGHSDALLVKAGSGATTYLHASSAGVPENTVKDTHLAIYNDLQSVENIFKTQSIGAVIIEPIAGNMGLVPAKKEFLQGLRKLCDEYKAVLIFDEVMSGFRASEFGSLPYHGVLADMITFGKVIGGGMNVAAFGGKNEIMDCLSPNGAVYQAGTLSGNPLAMAAGIASIKKINENPEIYKRLETMANNLVNGFKQAGAKYGVDIQINVRGSMFGFFFNKNEVLNYDDALKSDTKMYALFHQAMLNKGVYLAPSQFETGFICTTMTDEDIEFAVNAANEAFKEITK
- the lepB gene encoding signal peptidase I, with amino-acid sequence MKKFLSKLYDFSSSWTGTIIIVLFVIFFIAQAFVIPSGSMKNTLLVGDFLFAKKFSYGIPIPRIPWLEMRVLPDFNENDHLITDEGPKRGDIVIFRYPHNEKIHYVKRCFGIGGDEIIFTEKQTFLRPKEGDDFIKATYDKDDITTLNGKLFVKEPYKFHGIHYDKNANMFEQMIYYYNSKKLAMTPVDVKELDSVINGLPFNAFYVKVPENEYFMMGDNRDHSNDSRFWGSVKYRYIVGKPWFVYFSWDKDYKIRWERIGRFVDTLENDKQIIDSAIKEDDIDGLY